From Saccharibacillus brassicae:
GGTGTTGAACTCTTCAGCACCTTTGATGTAGTAAAGCTGGTAAGCGTAGACCGGAGCCGGAACAGTTTCCGGGCTCAGAGCGCGTTCCCAAGCGAATACGAAATCGTTCGCCGTTACAGGGTCGCCGTTGCTCCAAGTTGCGCCTTGACGCATGTTGAACGTGTAAGTCAGGCCGTCTTCGGAGATGTCCCACTTCTCGGCAGCACCCGGAGCCGGGTTGCCGTCAGCGTCGATCGTCGCAAGACCTTCATACATGAAACGCAGCGCCGTGTTGGCTTGGCTGTCTTGAGCTTGTGCCGGATCAAGCGTCGGCGGCTCAGCACTGAGGTTCAAGTGCAGGGTCTGGTCGGCGGCAAGGTTAGCGTCGGCTGCCGGTTCGGTAGCCGTACCTTCCGTAGTTCCGGTCTCGGTCGTAGTACCCGGTTCCGTAGTCGTTGTCTCGTTGGCGCTTCCGCACCCTGCGAGAACCGTGCCGATTACAAGAACCAGCGTAAGAAGCAACATCCAGCTTTTCTTTTTCATCCTGCAACTTTCCCCCTACAAAAAGATTATTTTTTTTATTGATTATACCCCGGGTGGCAAAAAAAATCTATAACCTTTTTTCAGAATCTTACGGTTTTTTTCAGATTTTATTCGTTTTCTGTCATCTTTTCTGTCTTGAAGCTTGAGATTTCGGTAAAAAAAGACTTTGTTTTTCACTCTTTTCCCGTGTATCTCCCATCGTCATGTCAGCTATTCACGATATGCACGATAAAACCGCTCACTCCGAGCAAAACGTAGCAAAAAGCCAACAAGAGGAAGCTCAATCGCCATACGCCGCGCAGCAGGCGCATCGGCTCGATCCGGCCGCGCTTGCGGTTCTGGGCGCTGCCGAGCAGTCCGGCAAGCAGCAGCAAAATAAGCATAAACAGATAAAATCCGAACGAGGACGCGAAAAGGTAATTGTACAGCGCGGCCGCGGCAACCAGCAGAAACGGCGTCGTGACGTCCATCGCCTGCCGAAACGAGCGCGGCTTCGATTCCCTGCGCAGCAAACCTGCGGCGTACACGAGCATGAACGGCAAAAAAGGCAGCACGCACAGCGTAATCAAAAAGCCAGAGACCGTTTCGAGCATACCGCTCCTCCTTCTTATTCGCTTCCCTTTCCTATCGGACAAGCTGCACGCTTACCGCTTGTCCGGGCGTATGCCCTCGATCAGGCGCAGCAGCATTTCGTTGAGCGGCGCTGCGGTGCCGCAGCGCCGGGCAAGCGCCGCGATGCCTCCGCCGATCCATTTCGCTTCCGTCTCCCGGCCGTGCGACACGTCTTCGAGCATCGAAGACCGGTTGCGGGAGGTCGCGCGGCAGACGCCGAGCAGTTCGTCCCACCATTCGGGCGGAACGACCACCCCCGCGGACGCGTAAACGGCGACCGTCTCGTCGAACAGCGCTTTCATCGCCGCAAGCCGGTCGGCGCTCTCAAGCAGGGCGCCGTTCTCGACGTGCCAGAGCGCGGTCAGCGGATTGATGACGGCGTTCATGAGCAGTTTTCTATAGATGGCGGTCTGGATGTCATTCGACGCCGACAGCGGCAATCCTGCCGCGGCGAAAGTGTCGGTCAACTTTTT
This genomic window contains:
- a CDS encoding DUF3397 domain-containing protein; this encodes MLETVSGFLITLCVLPFLPFMLVYAAGLLRRESKPRSFRQAMDVTTPFLLVAAAALYNYLFASSFGFYLFMLILLLLAGLLGSAQNRKRGRIEPMRLLRGVWRLSFLLLAFCYVLLGVSGFIVHIVNS